One genomic segment of Helianthus annuus cultivar XRQ/B chromosome 14, HanXRQr2.0-SUNRISE, whole genome shotgun sequence includes these proteins:
- the LOC110909184 gene encoding uncharacterized protein LOC110909184: protein MMMTLANKKKPENKGNRLVSEVFSWSLSDVLDRNLYNGKVSEIPKTFSSVSEYTNSFIYPLFEETHADLLSNILGVNRCPTFKIYDIHPAKGFNIPKSLVYTILLRKGRLGSYEPVVGDLIALTDVRPKCVDDLKRPNMSYLVAIVHRMKVKSNTLYELHVLSSKPISLDRSGNDVKNFVVCLTNLTTNIRISQALHAEVGEKKKMFETLLRVDYSVEESCVECCLDKTRDLFLYKIKEALKRFQLDSSQEAAILSCVASRACGHKNTIKLIWGPPGTGKTKTISSLLFMLLKMKCRTLTCAPTNIAVLGVTKRVMQLVRDSLVYDTYGLGDIVLYGSKERMKIDECEDLSDIYLNLRVEILSDCLAPLSGWKGCSEWMIRFLEDPEEQYQLYLKEKLIVDESENDDDDDDDDDDDDDDDEKDNCSIEDDDNEGKLRTEKEESSDSHMKKALKTKNWKTVIVSTLKDEKKGRNNKATNEDENEQSSKKDSDEKYCKHDLLTFEEFVTNGFKFLGNRLIFCIEGLYTHMPTSFISVEVAKEMVELVSSLKSISKSIKQTVAMKIGLKEAFRFQCSKLRYLQETLQFPEFKEDYEIKRFCMANACLIFCTASSSINLHSEKSKPLDFLVIDEAGQLKECESVIPLQLNGLRHVILVGDERQLPAMVQSKICEEAEFGRSLFERLVLLGHKKHLLNVQYRMHPSISRFPNREFYNKSILDGVNVKSNTYEKRFLDGNMYGSYSFINVTSAKEEFDQSHSMRNVMEVALVGEIVASLFKQAVARKQKVSVGCISPYKAQVNALQEKIGQKYSGYENCFTLNVRSVDGFQGSEEDVIIISTVRCNGKGSVGFLSNHQRTNVALTRARHCLWILGNESTLVNSGTIWKHLVVDAKNRGCFYNASEDKNLVQAARNALAELGQLDSLFSTDSLLFKEAKWQVKFSDTFLKTVARLTDHEICNKVVSLLVKLSGGWREPEKAGNCRLNTEGSCTLIEEYKVTQDLCLIWAVDIVAQDSVCIQVLKVWDVSSANKFEELSKMLKEKVYGNYTVNMINRCKERRTEGNLMLPITWPMNSDTDQSWSLASRLAALSLSNQPTSSSRSSSDWRFGNRRSNKYGDSRSHGRGSRW from the exons ATGATGATGACATTAGCTAATAAGAAGAAACCTGAAAACAAGGGAAACCGATTGGTTTCCGAGGTTTTTTCTTGGTCTCTTAGTGATGTTCTTGACAGAAATCTCTACAATGGCAAG GTATCGGAGATTCCTAAGACATTTTCTTCGGTATCTGAATACACCAACTCATTCATCTATCCTCTTTTTGAGGAGACACATGCGGATCTTTTATCCAACATCCTAGGAGTCAATCGTTGTCCTACCTTCAAGATTTATGATATACATCCAGCTAAAGGTTTTAACATTCCCAAATCATTGGTATACACCATTTTGCTTAGAAAAGGTCGACTAGGATCTTACGAACCTGTGGTTGGAGATCTTATCGCGTTGACTGATGTAAGACCAAAATGTGTGGATGATCTCAAGAGGCCAAACATGTCTTACCTTGTAGCTATAGTTCATCGCATGAAGGTGAAAAGTAATACActttatgaacttcatgttttatCATCTAAACCAATCAGTCTGGATCGTTCTGGGAATGATGTAAAAAATTTTGTTGTGTGTCTTACAAACTTGACAACAAATATACGTATTTCGCAAGCACTTCACGCAGAGGTAGGAGAGAAAAAGAAGATGTTTGAAACACTGCTGAGAGTTGATTATTCT GTTGAAGAAAGTTGTGTCGAGTGTTGTCTTGATAAAACTAGAGACTTGTTTTTGTATAAGATAAAGGAAGCGCTTAAACGTTTTCAGCTTGATAGCTCACAAGAAGCTGCTATTCTGAGTTGTGTTGCTTCAAGAGCCTGCGGTCACAAGAATACGATAAAATTAATCTGGGGTCCTCCAGGAACTGGAAAGACGAAAACCATCAGTTCGTTATTATTCATGCTGCTGAAGATGAAATGTAGAACTCTAACATGTGCTCCAACAAATATTGCGGTTTTAGGAGTTACTAAACGAGTTATGCAGTTAGTGAGGGACTCTTTAGTATATGATACTTATGGTTTAGGGGACATAGTTTTATATGGGAGTAAAGAGAGAATGAAGATAGACGAATGCGAAGATCTTTCTGATATATACTTAAATTTACGTGTTGAGATTCTTTCTGATTGTTTAGCTCCATTATCGGGATGGAAAGGTTGCAGTGAGTGGATGATTCGTTTCCTTGAGGATCCCGAGGAACAATATCAATTGTACTTGAAGGAAAAGTTAATAGTTGATGAAAGtgagaatgatgatgatgatgatgatgatgatgatgatgatgatgatgatgatgaaaaagatAATTGCAGCATTGAAGATGATGACAATGAGGGAAAGTTGCGTACTGAAAAAGAGGAGTCGAGTGACTCGCATATGAAGAAAGCATTGAAAACTAAGAATTGGAAGACAGTCATTGTAAGTACTTTGAAAGATGAAAAGAAAGGTAGAAATAACAAGGCAACAAATGAAGATGAAAATGAGCAGTCTTCAAAGAAAGATTCAGATGAAAAGTATTGTAAACACGATCTTTTAACTTTTGAGGAGTTTGTGACAAACGGTTTCAAATTTCTTGGAAATCGTTTAATATTTTGTATCGAAGGTTTATACACACATATGCCAACATCTTTCATATCAGTAGAGGTAGCAAAAGAAATGGTTGAGCTTGTTAGTTCTCTTAAAAGTATCAGTAAATCGATAAAACAAACAGTTGCAATGAAAATAGGGTTAAAAGAAGCCTTCAGATTCCAGTGTTCAAAACTCAGATACCTTCAAGAGACACTGCAGTTTCCAGAATTTAAGGAAGATTATGAAATTAAAAGATTTTGTATGGCAAATGCTTGTTTGATATTTTGCACAGCATCAAGCTCCATCAACTTGCATTCAGAAAAATCAAAACCTTTGGACTTTCTTGTGATTGATGAGGCTGGTCAACTAAAAGAATGTGAATCTGTTATACCTTTGCAGCTCAACGGTCTTCGCCATGTTATTCTTGTTGGAGATGAAAGACAACTTCCAGCCATGGTTCAAAGCAAG ATTTGTGAGGAGGCTGAATTTGGAAGGAGCTTATTTGAGAGGCTTGTGTTACTTGGGCATAAAAAGCATCTTCTAAATGTTCAGTACAGAATGCATCCATCCATAAGCCGGTTCCCAAATAGGGAATTTTATAACAAAAGTATCTTGGATGGTGTAAATGTCAAGAGCAACACTTACGAGAAGCGTTTTCTAGATGGAAATATGTATGGATCGTACTCGTTTATAAATGTAACTTCTGCGaaagaggagtttgatcagagcCATAGTATGAGAAATGTCATGGAAGTAGCTCTTGTTGGTGAAATTGTTGCAAGTCTTTTTAAAC AAGCTGTTGCTAGAAAACAAAAGGTAAGTGTTGGTTGCATCTCACCATACAAGGCTCAAGTAAATGCATTACAGGAGAAGATTGGCCAAAAGTACTCCGGATATGAGAATTGTTTCACTTTAAATGTCCGGTCAGTTGATGGATTTCAAGGGAGCGAAGAGGACGTGATTATTATATCCACAGTGAGATGTAACGGCAAAGGATCTGTTGGTTTTCTTTCAAATCATCAGAGAACAAATGTGGCATTGACTCGTGCCAG ACATTGTTTGTGGATATTGGGGAACGAATCGACGTTGGTGAATAGTGGAACTATTTGGAAGCATTTAGTTGTTGATGCTAAGAATCGTGGCTGTTTCTACAACGCTAGCGAAGACAAAAACTTGGTTCAAGCTGCTAGGAATGCGTTGGCTGAACTTGGCCAACTTGATAGCTTATTCAGCACGGATTCATTACTTTTCAAAGAAGCCAAATGGCAG GTGAAGTTTAGTGACACATTCTTAAAAACCGTAGCAAGACTCACGGATCATGAAATTTGTAACAAAGTGGTTTCTCTTCTGGTCAAACTTTCGGGCGGTTGGCGTGAACCAGAAAAAGCTGGAAACTGTAGATTGAATACAGAAGGAAGTTGTACTCTTATAGAGGAGTATAAGGTTACACaagacttgtgtttgatatgggCGGTTGATATTGTAGCACAAGATTCTGTTTGCATTCAAGTCTTAAAGGTGTGGGATGTGTCATCTGCCAATAAGTTTGAAGAACTGTCAAAGATGTTAAAGGAAAAGGTTTATGGGAATTATACTGTAAATATGATTAACCGCTGCAAGGAAAGACGCACTGAAGG gaatttgatgcttcCAATTACATGGCCTATGAATTCAGACACTGATCAAAGTTGGTCATTGGCAAGTCGTTTAGCTGCATTGAGCTTGAGTAACCAGCCTACATCATCATCAAGATCGTCAAGTGACTG GAGGTTTGGTAACAGGAGATCCAACAAGTATGGTGATTCAAGGTCTCATGGAAGGGGAAGCAGGTGGTAA